The Thermodesulfobacteriota bacterium DNA window TCTCGTATCGGGGACACGGGATGCAGTAGTTATGGTGGAAGGTGGAGCGAATATCCTTCCCGAGGATGTGATGCTGGATGCTATATGGTATGCGCACGAATCCATGCAGCCAATCCTGACAATTCAGGAAGAACTGAAAAGAATTGTAGGAAAACCGAAGAGGGAGATTACAGTAAAGGTAATAGAACCTGAATTCAAAGAGAAGGTTGAGAATTTGGCTCATGAAAAGCTCACTAAGGCGATAAGAATACCTGCGAAGCTTGAAAGATACAAGATGTTTGATGAGGTCAAACAACAGATCATAGAGGAACTCTTGCCAGCGCACGAAGGAAGAGAAGAAGAAATAAAAGAACTTATTGAGAAGTTAAAGAAGAAACTGGTACGAGAAATGTATATATCGGAGAAAAAACGAATCGATGGCAGAGGCTTTAATGATATAAGGCCCATTACCTGTGAGGTGGGAGTCTTACCGCGAACCCATGGTTCTGCTTTGTTCACCAGGGGTGAAACGCAGGTAATGGCAGCTACAACTCTTGGGACAGCATCAGATGAAAAGAAGATAGAATCCATTTTTGGAGACAGCTACAAGTCTTTCATGCTGCATTATAATTTTCCGCCTTTTTCCGTAGGAGAGGTTAAGTTCTTGAGGGGCCCCGGCAGAAGAGAGATTGGACATGGCGCTTTAGCTGAGAGGGCAATTGTCAGGGTATTGCCTTCCAATGAGGATTTTCCATATACAATTAGACTTGTTTCTGATGTTTTAGAATCAAATGGTTCTTCTTCTATGGCTACCGTATGTGGAGGAATACTTTCCCTGATGGACGCTGGAGTTCCCATAAAAACCCATGTGGCGGGGATAGCCATGGGTTTGATGAAAGAAAATGAAGATGTTATTGTATTGTCAGATATCCTGGGAGATGAAGACCATATAGGTGATATGGACTTTAAAGTTACTGGTACTGAGGATGGTGTTACCGCCCTTCAGATGGATATAAAGATTAAAGGGGTTACTAAAGATATACTCGAAAAGGCTCTTTATCAAGCTAAAGAGGGCCGACTCTATATATTAGATAAGATGAAAGCCACAATTTCTAAGCCCAGAGAGTCTTTATCCATCTATGCCCCAAGGATTATTACTATGGAGATTAATCCAGATAAGATTCGAGATGTAATTGGTCCTGGTGGAAAGGTTATCAGAAATATAGTTGAGAAAACAGGAGCAAAGATAGACATTGATGACTCAGGTAAGATAAATATAGCATCAGCCGATAGCAGAGCTGGTGATAAGGCAATTGAGATGATTAAAGAGATATGTCAAGAGGTTCAGGTGGAAGAGATTTATATGGGAAAAGTTAAGAAAATCATGAACTTTGGGGCATTTGTTGAGATTCTTCCTGGAGTTGATGGTTTGGTCCATATATCTCAGTTGTCAACAGAGCGGGTCAAGGATGTAAGGGATGTGCTTAAGGAGGGTGATGAGGTTTTAGTTAAAGTTTTAGGTATCGATGAGGCCGGAAGGATCAAACTCAGTCGCAAAGAAGCGTTAGGAATGACTCGTAAAGAGTAATGGATTGAAAGGTTCTTTGAATTAGAAAACAGGACAAGATGTATCAAAAGACTACCTTAGACAATGGGATTAGGATAGTAACTGAAGATGTACCGTACGTTAATTCCGTTTCTATTGGTGTTTGGGTTGTCCTTGGGTCCCGCGACGAAAAGAGGAATGAGAATGGCATATCCCATTTTATTGAACATATGCTCTTTAAAGGGACCAAAAATAGGACAGCAATGCAGATTGCAAAAGAGATAGACTCTGTTGGTGGCATATTAAATGCCTGTACCAGTAAGGAATATACGAGTTTTTATGCAAAAGTATTGACTAAAGACCTTCCTCTTGCCATAGACCTCCTCTCCGATATCCTTCTTAAATCCACCTTTGATCCTAAAGAGATTGATAAAGAAAGACAGGTAATACTTCAGGAAATCTGTATGGTAGAAGATACTCCAGATGAGTATATCCAGGAACTATTTAACAGGGTATTTTTTCGTGAACATCCCTTGGGTTATCCAGTCATTGGAGAGCCAGAGACAGTTGGCACTATAGATAGGGACAGGATGATCAATTTTTTCAAAGAGTATTATACCTCCAACAGAATAATCATCGCAGTTTGCGGGAATGTTAAGCATGACGAAGTTGTTAGGATGATCGAGGATGACTTTGGTAGCCTACCGAAAAAGGATGGATATACAGCCAAAGATTTACCAAATCCAATTTCTCAAGTCTTGATTCAAGAAAAAGAACTTGAACAAATTCATATCTGTCTTGGAAGCAAAGGGCCTTCACAAACT harbors:
- the pnp gene encoding polyribonucleotide nucleotidyltransferase; translation: MIERVSVDVNGRPLSIETGKLAKQANGSVLVTYGETVVLVTVVADKKIREGVDFLPLTVDYQEMNYAAGKIPGGFFKREGRSSEKEILTSRFIDRPIRPLFPDGYFYETQIIATVLSADQENESDTLAMIGASAALEISDIPFTGPLAGVRIGRIDGELICNPTNSQLKNSDLDLLVSGTRDAVVMVEGGANILPEDVMLDAIWYAHESMQPILTIQEELKRIVGKPKREITVKVIEPEFKEKVENLAHEKLTKAIRIPAKLERYKMFDEVKQQIIEELLPAHEGREEEIKELIEKLKKKLVREMYISEKKRIDGRGFNDIRPITCEVGVLPRTHGSALFTRGETQVMAATTLGTASDEKKIESIFGDSYKSFMLHYNFPPFSVGEVKFLRGPGRREIGHGALAERAIVRVLPSNEDFPYTIRLVSDVLESNGSSSMATVCGGILSLMDAGVPIKTHVAGIAMGLMKENEDVIVLSDILGDEDHIGDMDFKVTGTEDGVTALQMDIKIKGVTKDILEKALYQAKEGRLYILDKMKATISKPRESLSIYAPRIITMEINPDKIRDVIGPGGKVIRNIVEKTGAKIDIDDSGKINIASADSRAGDKAIEMIKEICQEVQVEEIYMGKVKKIMNFGAFVEILPGVDGLVHISQLSTERVKDVRDVLKEGDEVLVKVLGIDEAGRIKLSRKEALGMTRKE
- a CDS encoding pitrilysin family protein, whose translation is MYQKTTLDNGIRIVTEDVPYVNSVSIGVWVVLGSRDEKRNENGISHFIEHMLFKGTKNRTAMQIAKEIDSVGGILNACTSKEYTSFYAKVLTKDLPLAIDLLSDILLKSTFDPKEIDKERQVILQEICMVEDTPDEYIQELFNRVFFREHPLGYPVIGEPETVGTIDRDRMINFFKEYYTSNRIIIAVCGNVKHDEVVRMIEDDFGSLPKKDGYTAKDLPNPISQVLIQEKELEQIHICLGSKGPSQTHPLRYASYILNAVLGGGMSSRLFQEIREKRGLVYSVYSYMSAYFDTGLFTIYAGTDGDALRKVIKLVIKELKGLKINALKKRQLQMAKEQLKGNLILACENIDNRMSRLAKSEIYFGKFITVDEIINGIEKVTSEEITHLAEEIFNKDYLSLAVLGHMKEKDFTNDLLEV